Proteins co-encoded in one Medicago truncatula cultivar Jemalong A17 chromosome 8, MtrunA17r5.0-ANR, whole genome shotgun sequence genomic window:
- the LOC11444862 gene encoding probable protein phosphatase 2C 46, whose translation MLSTLMDFLTACWRRRSSDRKSSDVCGKKEGLLWYKDAGQHLFGDYSMAVVQANNLLEDQSQIESGPLSFLDTGPYGTFVGVYDGHGGPETSRFICDHLFQHLKRFATEHKSMSVEVIRKAYQATEEGFLGVVTKHWPMNPQIAAVGSCCLVGVICGGSLYIANLGDSRAVLGRAVRATGEVLAIQLSPEHNVAIESVRQEMHSLHPDDPKIVVLKHNVWRVKGLIQISRSIGDVYLKKAEFNREPLYAKFRLRETFKTPILSSDPSISVHELQEHDQFLIFASDGLWEHLSNQDAVDIVQNHPHSGSARKLIKVALLEAAKKREMRYSDLKKIDRGVRRHFHDDITVVVIFLDSNLVSRASTVTGPPVSLRGAGVPLPSRSLAPMELPGPG comes from the exons ATGCTATCAACGTTGATGGACTTTCTAACTGCCTGTTGGCGGAGAAGATCTTCGGACAGAAAATCATCCGATGTTTGCGGAAAGAAAGAAGGTCTGCTGTGGTACAAAGATGCTGGACAGCATCTCTTTGGTGATTATTCCATGGCGGTTGTGCAGGCTAATAACCTGCTTGaagatcagagtcagattgagTCTGGTCCTCTTAGTTTTCTAGATACTGGTCCTTATGGTACTTTTGTTGGTGTTTATGATGGTCATGGTGGTCCTGAGACTTCTCGCTTCATTTGCGATCATCTTTTTCAGCATTTAAAAC gATTTGCGACGGAGCATAAGTCTATGTCTGTGGAGGTTATTCGGAAGGCGTACCAAGCCACAGAAGAAGGTTTTCTGGGAGTGGTTACTAAGCACTGGCCTATGAATCCTCAGATCGCTGCTGTGGGTTCTTGTTGTTTGGTCGGTGTGATTTGTGGTGGTTCCCTCTACATTGCAAACCTCGGTGATTCCCGTGCTGTTCTTGGGCGGGCTGTCAGGGCAACTGGGGAGGTTTTGGCAATCCAGCTTTCGCCGGAGCATAATGTGGCCATAGAGTCTGTTAGACAAGAGATGCATTCCTTGCATCCGGATGACCCAAAAATTGTCGTTCTAAAGCACAACGTGTGGCGGGTGAAGGGTCTAATACAG ATTTCTAGATCCATTGGTGACGTATACCTTAAAAAGGCAGAATTTAACAGGGAACCACTGTATGCTAAGTTTCGCCTTCGGGAAACTTTTAAAACACCAATTTTGAGCTCTGACCCATCAATATCTGTTCATGAACTACAAGAGCATGATCAATTTCTGATATTTGCCTCTGATGGTCTTTGGGAACACCTTAGCAATCAGGATGCTGTTGATATAGTTCAAAACCACCCTCACAGT GGGAGTGCTCGGAAGCTGATCAAAGTGGCTTTGCTGGAAGCAGCCAAGAAAAGAGAGATGAGGTACTCTGATCTGAAGAAAATTGACCGAGGTGTCCGTCGTCATTTCCACGACGACATCACCGTTGTAGTTATATTTCTTGACTCGAATCTTGTCAGCAGAGCAAGCACAGTAACAGGCCCCCCTGTGTCACTGAGGGGAGCTGGTGTTCCCCTACCGTCTAGATCTCTGGCACCAATGGAACTTCCAGGTCCTGGCTGA
- the LOC11440551 gene encoding CSC1-like protein At4g35870 gives MRDPLPPPPSSGDDGDPIGLWYGNIDYLLNISAIGALFCLLIFLLVKLRSDHRRMPGPSAIASKLLAVWHATGREIARHCGADAAQFLLIEGGSCAVLLAVAALALVVLLPVNLHAGTGVLDDQFSKTTINHIPKGSPLLWIHFIFAVVVVLLVHFGISATEERLRITRFRDGYGNLSDPSANSSAIFTIMVQGLPKIIGADRAVLQEYFQYRYPGKVYKVIVPMDLCALDGLATELLHVRDEISWLVARIDSRLLPDDGEEDGGSVPPGLWSWVVYCRKWLKDLYADIMAKFGYTDEERLRKLQELRAELETELAAYKEGRAPGAGVAFVMFKDVYTANKAVQDFQNEKRRRVGKFFSLTELRLRRNQWKVERAPLASDIYWKNLGTPKLSLKLRRVCVNTCLLLMLLFFSSPLAVISAVQSAGRIINAEAMDNAQMWLAWVQSSSWLGSLIFQFLPNVIIFVSMYIIVPSALSYLSKFERHLTVSGEQRAALMKLVCFFLVNLIILRGLVESSLESAILKMGRCYLDGEDCKRIEQYMSASFLSKSCLSSLAFLITSTFLGISYDLLAPIPWIKRNIQKFRKNDMLLLVPEQSEEYPLEHQDADSLQRPLIDSSADAYEASNGDNQEGQDLFVYPVTGSSPNPKQTFDFAQYYAFNLTIFALTLVYCSFSPLVVPVGAVYFGYRYVVDKYNFLFVYRVRGFPAGNDGRLMDTVLCIMRFCVDLFLLAMLLFFSVKGDSTKLQAIFTLGLLVMYKLLPSRRDSFQSPLLEGIQTVDNVVNSPVDYEVFSQPRFDWDTSQR, from the coding sequence ATGCGAGACCCGCTCCCTCCTCCGCCGTCCTCCGGTGACGACGGTGACCCTATCGGCCTCTGGTATGGCAACATCGATTACCTTCTCAACATATCCGCAATCGGAGCTTTATTCTGTCTCTTGATTTTCCTCTTGGTGAAGCTGCGGAGCGACCACCGTCGTATGCCCGGTCCTTCCGCCATCGCCAGCAAGCTTCTCGCTGTTTGGCACGCCACCGGACGTGAAATCGCCCGCCACTGTGGTGCTGATGCTGCTCAGTTTCTTCTCATTGAAGGTGGAAGCTGTGCGGTTCTATTGGCCGTTGCGGCTCTCGCTCTTGTTGTTTTGCTTCCGGTGAATCTACACGCCGGAACCGGCGTTTTGGATGATCAGTTCTCGAAGACAACTATTAACCATATTCCTAAAGGTTCGCCTTTGCTTTGGATTCATTTCATTTTTGCTGTTGTTGTAGTTTTATTGGTGCATTTCGGCATCTCCGCGACGGAAGAGAGATTGAGGATTACTAGGTTTAGAGATGGTTATGGTAATTTGAGTGACCCTTCTGCGAATTCTAGTGCTATATTTACTATAATGGTTCAGGGGTTACCTAAAATTATAGGAGCTGATAGGGCTGTGTTGCAGGAGTATTTTCAGTATAGGTATCCTGGCAAGGTTTATAAGGTTATTGTGCCCATGGATTTGTGTGCATTGGATGGTTTGGCTACTGAGTTGTTGCATGTGAGGGATGAGATTTCGTGGTTGGTGGCTAGGATTGATTCTCGCCTGTTACCTGATGATGGTGAAGAGGATGGTGGGAGTGTGCCTCCGGGGTTGTGGAGTTGGGTGGTTTATTGTAGGAAATGGTTGAAAGATTTATACGCTGACATTATGGCTAAATTTGGTTATACGGATGAGGAGAGGTTGAGGAAGTTGCAGGAACTGAGGGCTGAGCTGGAGACTGAGTTGGCTGCTTACAAAGAAGGGCGTGCGCCGGGTGCTGGTGTTGCTTTTGTTATGTTCAAGGATGTGTATACTGCTAATAAAGCTGTTCAAGATTTTCAGAATGAAAAGAGGAGGCGCGTTGGGAAGTTTTTCTCTCTCACAGAGTTGCGTTTGAGGAGAAACCAGTGGAAAGTTGAGCGTGCTCCTTTGGCGAGTGACATTTACTGGAAAAATTTGGGGACGCCAAAGCTATCGCTGAAATTGCGGAGAGTGTGTGTGAATACTTGCTTGTTGTTGATGCTCTTGTTCTTCAGTTCTCCTCTTGCTGTGATCAGTGCTGTTCAAAGTGCTGGAAGGATCATCAATGCCGAAGCTATGGATAATGCACAAATGTGGCTTGCTTGGGTGCAAAGCTCTAGCTGGCTTGGAAGccttatttttcaatttctacCCAATGTTATCATCTTTGTCAGCATGTACATAATAGTTCCATCTGCTCTTTCTTACCTTTCGAAATTTGAACGTCATCTGACGGTTTCTGGTGAGCAAAGAGCTGCACTCATGAAGTTGGTTTGCTTCTTCCTTGTAAATCTCATTATTTTGCGAGGTTTGGTCGAATCATCATTAGAGAGTGCCATCCTGAAGATGGGACGGTGCTATTTAGATGGAGAGGATTGCAAGAGGATTGAGCAGTATATGAGTGCATCATTCCTGTCAAAGTCATGCCTTTCCTCTCTTGCATTTCTGATCACAAGCACTTTCTTGGGGATTTCTTATGATCTCTTGGCACCCATTCCTTGGATCAAAAGAAATATTCAGAAGTTTCGGAAGAATGACATGCTTCTGTTAGTTCCAGAACAAAGTGAAGAATACCCATTAGAACATCAGGACGCGGATAGTCTTCAGAGACCACTAATTGATAGCAGTGCTGATGCTTATGAAGCTTCCAATGGGGATAATCAAGAGGGACAAGATCTTTTTGTCTATCCAGTTACTGGGAGCTCACCTAATCCAAAACAGACATTCGATTTCGCACAGTATTATGCCTTTAATTTGACAATATTTGCCCTGACTCTGGTATATTGTTCGTTTAGTCCACTTGTTGTCCCTGTTGGTGCAGTTTATTTTGGGTATAGATATGTGGTAGACAAGTACAATTTTCTGTTTGTCTATCGAGTTCGGGGATTTCCTGCAGGCAATGATGGGAGGTTAATGGATACTGTATTATGCATCATGCGTTTCTGCGTTGATCTATTCTTACTCGCTATGCTCCTATTCTTCTCAGTGAAAGGGGACTCTACGAAGTTGCAAGCTATTTTCACTCTTGGACTATTAGTCATGTATAAATTACTGCCTTCTCGTAGGGATAGTTTTCAATCACCACTTTTGGAGGGCATTCAAACGGTTGATAATGTTGTAAATAGTCCTGTTGATTATGAGGTATTTTCACAACCCAGGTTTGATTGGGATACCTCCCAAAGGTGA
- the LOC11438685 gene encoding uncharacterized protein encodes MHRQAMKSNLGDLGSDRKRIGSRNYDQPICPKPIRLSPSIPDFLKPIRCTKHSQQNIDEGNGVLNMIIEKNVDGRESICNACLPCCYSGSPPRRTENPLVHDVEFLHQMEVVSPLLSRTKYSDKFGITSASTM; translated from the exons atgcaTCGTCAAGCAATGAAAAGCAATCTTGGTGATTTGGGTTCAGATAGAAAAAGGATTGGTTCAAGAAATTATGATCAACCCATTTGCCCAAAACCTATTAGGCTTTCACCTTCCATACCTGATTTCCTCAAACCAATCAGGTGTACCAAACACAG TCAGCAAAACATTGATGAAGGGAATGGAGTACTGAATATGATCATTGAAAAg AATGTAGATGGAAGGGAATCAATATGTAATGCATGCCTACCTTGCTGTTACTCTGGCTCGCCGCCGCGCAGAACTGAGAATCCTTTGGTTCATGATGTTGAGTTTCTTCATCAAATGGAAGTTGTTTCACCATTATTATCACGAACTAAATACTCTGATAAATTTGGTATCACCTCTGCTTCTACAATGTGA
- the LOC11439612 gene encoding aspartyl protease family protein 1 isoform X1, which translates to MLSFTKIIVIILIILHLSMCCNAHIFTFTMHHRYSEPVKKWSHSAPSPSHRWPEKGSVEYYAELADRDRFLRGRRLSQFDAGLAFSDGNSTFRISSLGFLHYTTIELGTPGVKFMVALDTGSDLFWVPCDCTRCSATRSSAFASALASDFDLSVYNPNGSSTSKKVTCNNSLCTHRNQCLGTFSNCPYMVSYVSAETSTSGILVEDVLHLTQPDDNHDLVEANVIFGCGQVQSGSFLDVAAPNGLFGLGMEKISVPSMLSREGFTADSFSMCFGRDGIGRISFGDKGSLDQDETPFNVNPSHPTYNITINQVRVGTTLIDVEFTALFDSGTSFTYLVDPTYSRLSESFHSQVEDRRRPPDSRIPFDYCYDMSPDSNTSLIPSMSLTMGGGSRFVVYDPIIIISTQSELVYCLAVVKSAELNIIGQNFMTGYRVVFDREKLILGWKKSDCYDIEDHNNAIPIGQHSDKVPPAVAAGLGDYPTTDSSRKSKYNSQHSSASQSTSLYSRTSLLTCFGFLISYILFCLHVL; encoded by the exons atgctcagtttcaccaaaatcatcgtcatcatcttaatcattctTCATCTTTCTATGTGCTGCAATGCCCACATATTCACCTTCACAATGCACCACCGTTACTCCGAACCCGTCAAGAAATGGTCCCACTCCGCACCTTCACCTTCCCATCGATGGCCGGAAAAGGGCTCCGTTGAATACTACGCAGAGTTAGCTGACCGTGACCGCTTCCTCCGCGGCCGTAGACTCTCCCAATTCGACGCCGGTCTCGCTTTCTCCGACGGCAATTCCACCTTCCGTATCAGCTCCCTTGGATT TTTGCATTATACAACAATTGAGTTAGGGACACCTGGAGTGAAGTTTATGGTGGCACTTGATACAGGAAGTGACTTGTTTTGGGTACCCTGTGATTGCACAAGATGTTCAGCTACCCGAAGTTCTGCATTTGCTTCTGCGTTGGCTTCG GACTTTGACCTTAGTGTATATAATCCTAATGGATCTTCAACAAGTAAAAAGGTCACTTGTAACAATAGTCTCTGCACGCACCGCAACCAATGCCTTGGGACATTCAGCAACTGCCCTTACATGGTTTCTTATGTCTCCGCCGAAACCTCTACATCCGGAATACTGGTGGAGGATGTTCTGCACTTAACCCAACCAGATGATAACCATGACCTTGTTGAGGCAAATGTCATATTTGG CTGTGGTCAAGTACAGAGTGGATCATTCTTAGATGTTGCTGCTCCTAACGGTTTGTTTGGACTTGGTATGGAGAAAATATCAGTTCCTAGCATGTTATCAAGGGAAGGATTTACTGCAGATTCATTCTCCATGTGTTTTGGACGGGATGGCATTGGAAGAATAAGTTTTGGGGACAAAGGAAGTCTTGATCAAGATGAGACTCCATTTAATGTGAACCCATCACA CCCTACCTATAACATCACAATCAATCAAGTCCGTGTGGGAACAACTCTAATCGACGTGGAATTCACTGCTCTTTTTGATTCTGGAACCTCTTTTACTTATTTGGTTGATCCAACCTATTCAAGGCTTTCCGAGAGT TTTCATTCCCAAGTGGAAGATAGGCGGCGTCCACCTGATTCAAGGATCCCTTTTGATTATTGTTATGATATGAG TCCTGATTCAAATACTAGCTTGATCCCTAGCATGAGTTTAACTATGGGAGGTGGAAGCCGTTTTGTTGTTTATGATCCAATAATTATTATCTCCACGCAG AGTGAACTTGTATATTGTCTAGCAGTAGTGAAGAGTGCTGAGCTGAACATAATTGGAC AAAACTTCATGACTGGTTACCGTGTTGTTTTTGACCGGGAAAAGCTCATATTGGGATGGAAGAAATCTGATT GTTATGACATTGAGGATCATAATAATGCCATCCCAATAGGACAGCACTCAGATAAGGTGCCTCCTGCAGTCGCTGCGGGGCTTGGCGATTACCCTACCACAGATTCAAGCAGAAAGTCCAAATACAATTCACAACATTCAAGTGCATCACAGTCGACGTCGCTTTATAGCCGCACTTCACTTCTGACTTGCTTTGGATTTctaatttcttatattttgttttgtttacatGTTCTATGA